Proteins encoded by one window of Mariniplasma anaerobium:
- a CDS encoding carbohydrate ABC transporter permease produces the protein MNSIIENIKNRKYRKKKRINRSKAGDITLFAILLLFGAFSAFPLIMTASNAFKPLDELFLFPPRLLPRNITFDNFRDLSELMSNSWIPFTRYFFNTILITVLGTFGHVLIASMAAYPLAKYKFPGRTLIFTLVVYSLMFAPQVTATPNYIIISRLGLIDNPAAIILPAIASSLGLYLMKQFMEQIPNELIESAKIDGASEYRIFFTIVMPLVKPAWLTLIILLFQRLWITDGGSFIFSEELKPVSYALRQIAQGTIERAGTIAAVSFIMMIVPVTFFIFSQSRIVETFSHSGMK, from the coding sequence ATGAATTCTATCATTGAGAATATTAAAAATAGAAAATATAGAAAGAAAAAAAGAATAAATAGATCAAAAGCTGGAGATATTACTTTATTTGCAATTCTACTTTTATTTGGTGCTTTTAGTGCGTTTCCACTAATTATGACAGCATCTAATGCATTTAAACCGTTAGATGAATTATTCTTGTTTCCACCAAGATTATTACCAAGAAATATAACTTTTGATAACTTTAGAGATTTATCTGAATTAATGAGTAATTCATGGATTCCGTTTACAAGATATTTCTTTAATACAATTTTAATTACTGTTTTAGGTACATTTGGACATGTATTAATAGCTTCAATGGCTGCTTATCCGCTTGCTAAGTATAAGTTCCCTGGGAGAACGCTTATTTTTACACTTGTTGTTTATTCCCTAATGTTTGCGCCTCAAGTTACTGCAACTCCTAACTATATTATTATTTCTAGATTAGGACTAATTGATAACCCAGCTGCAATCATTTTACCTGCTATTGCATCATCCTTAGGTTTATATTTGATGAAGCAATTTATGGAACAAATTCCAAATGAATTAATCGAAAGTGCTAAAATTGATGGTGCGAGTGAATATCGCATATTCTTTACCATTGTTATGCCTTTAGTTAAACCTGCATGGTTAACACTTATTATCTTATTATTCCAAAGATTATGGATCACTGATGGTGGATCATTTATTTTCAGTGAGGAATTAAAACCTGTAAGTTATGCTTTAAGACAAATTGCCCAAGGTACGATTGAACGTGCTGGAACGATTGCTGCAGTCTCTTTCATTATGATGATAGTCCCTGTAACATTCTTCATCTTTTCACAATCTAGGATTGTTGAAACGTTCTCTCATTCCGGCATGAAATAG
- a CDS encoding carbohydrate ABC transporter permease — protein sequence MQKQVNLKLTKRQLLWKEMKKNKHNYVLMAPYVILFLTFTIIPVFMSLGISFTYFNLLESPRFIGLDNYTKLLLEDDVFIIALKNTLILAVVTGPVSYLLAFVFAWLINELKPKLRAFMTLIFYAPSISGNAFLIWLLIFSGDVHGYANAILMNLGFIDNPILWLKNPDYMLFVIILVQLWLSLGVSFLAFIAGLQSVDKTLYEAGAIDGIRNRWQELWFITLPSMKPQLLFGAVMQITTSLAIAEVSMQLVGFPSIQYAGHTIVTHLIDYGSTRFDLGYASAIATLLFLIMMTTNIVVRSILRKVGE from the coding sequence ATGCAAAAACAAGTAAACCTAAAATTGACTAAACGTCAACTTTTATGGAAAGAAATGAAAAAAAACAAACACAATTACGTACTAATGGCTCCGTATGTTATATTATTTCTTACATTTACGATTATTCCTGTTTTTATGTCTTTAGGGATTAGTTTTACTTATTTTAATTTACTTGAAAGCCCTAGATTCATAGGATTAGACAATTATACAAAATTATTATTAGAAGATGATGTATTTATCATCGCTTTAAAAAACACACTTATACTTGCGGTTGTAACTGGACCGGTAAGTTATTTGCTAGCATTTGTATTTGCTTGGTTAATTAATGAATTAAAACCTAAATTAAGAGCTTTTATGACATTAATCTTTTATGCACCATCCATCTCAGGGAATGCCTTTTTGATTTGGTTACTTATATTCTCTGGTGATGTTCATGGTTATGCAAATGCAATTTTAATGAATTTAGGATTTATAGATAACCCTATATTGTGGTTAAAAAATCCAGATTACATGTTATTTGTTATTATTTTAGTTCAATTATGGTTAAGCTTAGGTGTATCATTTCTTGCGTTTATCGCTGGTCTTCAAAGTGTTGACAAAACACTTTATGAAGCAGGTGCAATTGATGGTATTAGAAATAGATGGCAAGAACTATGGTTCATTACATTGCCTTCTATGAAACCACAATTATTATTTGGTGCTGTTATGCAGATTACCACATCATTAGCGATAGCCGAGGTTTCAATGCAACTGGTGGGCTTCCCGTCTATTCAGTATGCAGGACACACGATTGTAACCCATTTGATTGACTATGGGTCTACAAGATTTGATTTAGGGTACGCATCAGCGATTGCGACTCTATTATTCTTAATTATGATGACGACGAATATTGTTGTTCGATCTATCTTAAGAAAGGTAGGTGAGTAA
- a CDS encoding extracellular solute-binding protein, which translates to MKKFIIITLSIILVITVYAIIDSLVVGAQTRYLDYNREPVPETDQTELGDYDASAYFSYVENHPAIYPADQVITINASNYSSIEGKQEILDRYEDVANPLLTLESGSATWNFIVDVEGFYNIKLNYFPYEGKSSSIERVLMINGEVPFDGANNIVFHRIWSTQGEKTIDIHGNDIRPSQIETPFWTSDFVKDSIGYVNQPYAFYFEQGINTLTLESIREPLLIDSIELVSVKEVNDYVDVYQTYVQNGYQVVENETIINQAEDPYFTSSPTLYALNDRTSPLTMPSDPSLIKLNTIGGANWRVSGDKITWEFDVEETGLHSISMRVKQKLASGMNVSRNIYIDGELPFTEMENFQFAYSNQWRIQTLGTNDEAFLFYLEAGTHEITMEVSLGEYGPLIAQIQNSINELNKLYREILVYTGPEPDPYRDYELEKRVVNLVSRLDEQRINLTNIRERIIEISGSKSEKTGILDTVILQLEDFVQKPREIHKNLTNYSANISSLGTLVILLSEQPLEIDYFMIHDPEVKLPQNKASWFNRMIFSIQAFIASFTTDYAAIGQTEAGNVNETIEVWLSVGKDQANILRKLIDESFTPEFGIQVDLKLVNGAVLLPATLAGEGPDVAMGVGYNIPVNYAMRNASYDLSQFDDFYTVKDRFMDSAMVGFEYEGGYYALPEQQIFLMMFYRTDIFEELDLPVPDTWRDVISMIPDLQKHNLEFYLPVPITQGAVANLPANPIFSTMFYQNDGEFYIDGNKQSGFNEGKGPEVFETWTQFYTDYSFPVEANFVNRFRSGQMPIGITYYNVYNTLSVFAPEIRGKWDFTAVPGTEYEDEFGATQIRRDTVSTNTGVMIMDQSNKKDASWEYLKWWTSTDIQVQFGREMEGILGAAARYPTANVEALAQLPWTVKEYQKLYAQWQWVQGVPEVPGGYMTGRHLDNAFRLVINELSNPRETIYDYVQVINDEIEKKRREFDLD; encoded by the coding sequence ATGAAAAAATTTATTATTATAACTTTATCAATTATATTAGTAATTACAGTATATGCAATTATTGATAGCCTCGTTGTTGGTGCACAAACAAGATATTTAGATTATAATAGAGAACCTGTTCCTGAAACTGATCAAACTGAGTTAGGTGATTATGACGCATCTGCTTATTTTAGCTATGTAGAAAATCACCCTGCAATATATCCAGCTGATCAAGTCATTACAATAAATGCTTCTAATTATAGTAGTATCGAAGGCAAACAAGAGATCTTAGATCGTTATGAAGATGTCGCAAATCCATTACTTACTTTAGAAAGTGGATCTGCTACTTGGAATTTTATTGTTGATGTTGAAGGTTTTTATAATATAAAACTTAACTATTTTCCATATGAAGGGAAAAGTTCATCGATTGAAAGAGTACTTATGATTAATGGAGAAGTACCATTTGATGGTGCAAATAACATAGTCTTTCATCGTATATGGTCAACTCAAGGAGAAAAAACAATAGACATTCATGGTAATGATATTAGACCTAGCCAAATAGAAACGCCTTTTTGGACAAGTGATTTTGTTAAAGATTCTATAGGTTATGTAAATCAACCATATGCATTTTATTTTGAACAAGGTATAAATACATTGACCTTAGAGTCTATAAGAGAACCATTACTTATTGATTCAATAGAATTAGTATCTGTTAAAGAAGTAAACGATTATGTAGATGTTTATCAAACATATGTACAAAATGGATATCAAGTCGTAGAAAATGAAACCATTATTAATCAAGCTGAAGATCCATATTTCACATCATCTCCTACACTTTATGCTTTAAATGATAGAACAAGTCCATTAACAATGCCAAGTGACCCATCATTAATTAAGCTAAATACAATCGGTGGAGCAAATTGGAGAGTTTCTGGAGATAAAATAACGTGGGAATTTGATGTTGAGGAAACAGGATTACATTCAATTAGCATGAGAGTTAAACAAAAATTAGCATCTGGTATGAATGTCAGTAGAAATATATATATTGATGGAGAGCTTCCATTTACTGAAATGGAGAACTTCCAATTTGCATATTCAAATCAATGGCGTATTCAAACATTAGGTACAAATGATGAGGCATTCTTATTTTATTTAGAAGCTGGAACTCATGAAATTACGATGGAAGTCTCACTTGGAGAATATGGACCATTAATTGCACAAATTCAAAACTCAATAAATGAGTTAAATAAACTTTACAGAGAAATTTTAGTTTATACAGGACCTGAACCAGATCCTTATAGAGACTATGAATTAGAAAAGCGAGTTGTTAATTTAGTTTCTAGATTAGATGAACAACGTATCAATCTAACAAATATTAGAGAAAGAATTATAGAAATATCAGGATCTAAAAGTGAGAAAACAGGTATTCTAGATACGGTTATTCTTCAATTAGAAGACTTTGTTCAAAAACCTAGAGAAATCCATAAAAACTTAACAAATTACAGTGCAAATATTTCTTCACTAGGTACACTAGTTATTCTTTTATCAGAACAACCTTTAGAAATAGATTACTTCATGATTCATGATCCAGAAGTTAAACTTCCACAAAACAAGGCATCTTGGTTTAATCGCATGATATTCAGTATTCAAGCATTTATTGCAAGTTTTACAACTGATTATGCAGCAATTGGTCAAACTGAAGCTGGCAATGTTAATGAAACTATTGAAGTTTGGTTATCTGTTGGTAAAGACCAAGCAAATATTTTAAGAAAACTTATTGATGAATCATTTACACCAGAATTTGGTATTCAAGTGGATTTAAAACTTGTGAATGGTGCAGTCTTATTACCAGCAACACTTGCTGGTGAAGGACCAGATGTTGCGATGGGTGTTGGTTACAACATACCAGTTAATTACGCGATGAGAAATGCATCTTATGATTTATCACAATTTGATGATTTTTATACAGTTAAAGATAGATTTATGGATAGTGCTATGGTGGGCTTTGAATATGAAGGTGGTTACTATGCACTTCCAGAACAACAAATATTTTTAATGATGTTTTATAGAACTGATATTTTTGAAGAATTAGATTTACCAGTTCCAGATACTTGGAGAGATGTAATCTCAATGATTCCAGATCTTCAAAAACATAACTTAGAATTTTATCTACCAGTTCCAATTACTCAAGGAGCAGTTGCTAACTTACCTGCAAATCCAATATTCTCCACAATGTTTTATCAAAATGATGGCGAATTTTATATTGATGGTAATAAACAAAGTGGATTTAATGAAGGTAAAGGACCTGAAGTATTTGAAACATGGACACAATTTTACACAGACTATTCATTCCCTGTAGAAGCAAACTTTGTGAATAGATTTAGAAGTGGGCAAATGCCTATTGGTATAACTTACTATAATGTCTATAACACTTTAAGTGTATTTGCACCTGAAATTAGAGGCAAATGGGATTTTACAGCTGTACCTGGTACAGAATATGAAGATGAATTTGGAGCAACTCAAATTAGAAGAGATACAGTATCTACAAATACTGGCGTTATGATCATGGATCAATCAAACAAAAAAGATGCTTCATGGGAATATTTAAAATGGTGGACCTCAACTGACATTCAAGTTCAATTCGGACGAGAAATGGAAGGTATCTTAGGTGCAGCAGCACGTTATCCTACTGCAAATGTTGAAGCATTAGCACAATTGCCATGGACAGTTAAAGAGTATCAAAAACTATATGCTCAATGGCAATGGGTTCAAGGTGTACCAGAAGTACCTGGTGGATATATGACAGGTAGACATTTAGATAATGCATTTAGATTGGTTATTAATGAATTATCTAATCCACGTGAGACAATCTATGATTATGTACAAGTTATTAATGATGAAATCGAGAAGAAGAGAAGAGAATTTGATCTAGATTAA
- a CDS encoding extracellular solute-binding protein — MKKILGIFLVLALAFGIVACGGEDPVDPIDPVDPDATASISGVADTTIDFGVVFDPLNGVSATDSVDGAIAIANITVTGAVNTSSAGTYTLTYKVTGSDGKEVTATRRITVRTEDGEVPEPTEIVIMHGAPYEVDPFHEDFSGTEQAARQAKQREVEDRLNVEVVYKAYPASAAWGPDRVTSIINASVAGEPLADLYWTTSDWVQQLADANAIVPVDQYLLTHGTNIHEDYTMVGEYANKVYGFGANNLTVDVGLYYNADLVSSLGVDNPSQLYLDGDWTWSEFEAWAQEVQTAVTTLGEDYYALGGVPSPYAESMVALNGGSLINATTGRVSFAQSPALETYTFLSDLYNQGLFEPNGQYDAGSPLWQTGKVAMHPGHLWFVNADNRWGGLAFELGFVPYPVSDSFTGDYVSPISGVAIYNVASGMSAEREELVFQVWNELQLWKTEQELADEFELTLLTKFDDELYVEAYLDIYDSVYLELINAIGISAYGENGWRRNINLGIREGTARTEMDRIKPIYETALEDYLN; from the coding sequence ATGAAAAAGATTTTAGGGATATTTTTAGTATTAGCTCTAGCTTTTGGTATCGTTGCTTGTGGTGGCGAAGATCCAGTAGATCCGATTGATCCTGTTGATCCAGATGCAACTGCATCGATCTCAGGAGTTGCTGATACGACTATAGATTTTGGAGTCGTATTTGATCCGTTAAATGGTGTTTCAGCTACAGATTCAGTTGATGGTGCAATTGCAATTGCAAATATTACTGTTACAGGTGCTGTTAATACAAGTAGTGCTGGTACATATACACTAACTTACAAAGTTACTGGTAGCGATGGCAAAGAAGTAACGGCTACTAGAAGAATTACTGTAAGAACAGAAGATGGTGAAGTTCCAGAACCAACAGAAATCGTTATTATGCATGGAGCTCCATATGAAGTGGACCCATTTCATGAAGACTTTTCTGGTACAGAACAAGCTGCAAGACAAGCAAAACAAAGAGAAGTTGAAGATAGATTAAACGTTGAAGTCGTTTACAAAGCTTATCCTGCAAGTGCTGCTTGGGGACCAGACCGTGTAACATCAATTATTAATGCTTCAGTTGCTGGTGAACCATTAGCTGACCTATATTGGACAACTAGTGACTGGGTTCAACAATTAGCTGATGCAAACGCAATCGTTCCAGTTGATCAATATTTATTAACTCATGGAACAAATATTCATGAAGATTATACAATGGTTGGCGAATATGCAAATAAGGTATATGGTTTTGGTGCAAATAACTTAACTGTAGATGTTGGATTATATTATAATGCTGATTTAGTTTCAAGTTTAGGTGTTGATAATCCATCACAATTATATTTAGATGGTGATTGGACATGGAGTGAATTTGAAGCCTGGGCACAAGAAGTACAAACTGCAGTAACTACGCTAGGTGAGGATTATTATGCTTTAGGTGGTGTTCCAAGTCCTTATGCTGAATCTATGGTTGCACTTAATGGTGGTAGTTTAATTAACGCAACTACTGGTAGAGTATCATTTGCACAAAGTCCTGCACTTGAAACATACACATTCTTATCTGATTTATATAACCAAGGTTTATTTGAACCTAATGGTCAATATGATGCAGGTAGTCCTTTATGGCAAACTGGTAAAGTTGCTATGCATCCAGGTCATTTATGGTTTGTAAATGCAGATAACAGATGGGGCGGACTAGCATTCGAATTAGGATTTGTTCCATATCCTGTATCAGATAGCTTTACAGGCGATTATGTTTCACCAATATCAGGTGTTGCAATTTATAATGTAGCAAGTGGTATGAGTGCAGAAAGAGAAGAATTAGTATTCCAAGTATGGAATGAATTACAATTGTGGAAAACTGAACAAGAATTAGCTGATGAGTTTGAATTAACTTTATTAACTAAATTTGATGATGAGTTATATGTTGAAGCTTACTTAGATATTTATGACAGCGTTTATTTAGAATTAATCAACGCAATTGGTATTAGTGCATATGGTGAAAATGGTTGGAGAAGAAATATCAATTTAGGTATTAGAGAAGGTACCGCAAGAACAGAAATGGATAGAATTAAACCTATCTATGAAACTGCATTAGAAGATTATTTAAACTGA
- a CDS encoding Ig-like domain-containing protein — MLKRGVLSLSFLLVLFVLFSCGKEISLSADDLSVTVKVGETYQIEVDTNDDLVLYESSDESVLTISTSGLVSALKVGNADVKVTSKADANVFITISVTVETNIEITATTNAYTLTVGQSVEIMYTSNDDVTLTSDDEDVFTVENDMVTGVGEGQATLTITSDTDATVILEISITVRKSITLSVDQSNVEIWVGKTEQISYTSNDDVEFSVSDDSIATVSQSGLITGLDNGLVTIDVVSTYDQSVKETITLRVYNPAETLIITGSQMINVNNVMVLNADVGPDDAYEYVTWSSSDEDVATISETGIFMALSSGVVTITATSIYDETLSSEIVIEVVNYLVVDETTTTGSTLTYMGLDLTYDVDLFSTISAAEASAVEGSTIYVLAGTYQEDITISTANLIIDGTDVAIIDGLIQVNSNHVKLMNLNFSGQAQITNALNVNGFEFMNNQASNLTVDQNFLDLDTISDVVINHNTFTNTLGAAISIQNYLGGLIEVNNNTISQASVGIRLIARDNYDSETKVHIERNQISNVAIGLEIETLSSNDIQDRVRFNSVSAYTNLAVKANADHKVDFTLNYWGAETPVYADFENVSNYDLRGYYGEAADIISEANYQEGEIIKIVTDTDTVEIIIGDTYKVSFETLPMEADSGSVRYITSDSETLRIGGTGILSPVRSGQATLTILLSSDFTINAQITIVITTTPGIELTPTVKMQNLLVGDSFTLDAMVFPYDISDEDVSFESDDTLVATINQEGVISSHNAGVVTFTAKLISDPSVNQTFTVEFFGSLNDGNLLDLLTKNQVNYTSEHEITAYGIGYNYTITRYENVSRYYFGEIEANQSKMIPVFDGIRPGEPFDDLPDGVTQYNPYNVYWVVVHDTANTGTGAGALSHANYLWNAYQAGTQLWVSWHFTMDDKELYQHLPETERGYHAGDGSVQVLQGTTYLGGGNRNGIGIETGVNDDSDLFRTWSRTAKLVAELLNKYNLPRENMKYHNDFSGKDCPRTMRNAGLIPYFEELQDIEYAVEKDFSDANITLVSDNPEYVDNTGRVIKMPDRAMTVSYTVTVELDGATSSRTFYTYLPGTIH; from the coding sequence ATGCTTAAAAGAGGAGTTTTGAGTTTATCGTTTTTACTTGTATTGTTTGTCTTGTTTTCTTGTGGCAAAGAAATCTCTTTATCTGCTGATGACTTATCAGTAACAGTTAAAGTAGGAGAGACTTATCAAATAGAAGTAGATACAAATGATGATTTAGTTTTATATGAATCTAGTGATGAAAGTGTTTTAACAATTTCAACTAGTGGATTAGTCAGTGCATTAAAAGTAGGGAATGCAGATGTTAAGGTCACTTCAAAAGCAGATGCTAATGTATTTATTACAATATCTGTGACAGTTGAAACTAACATTGAAATTACAGCTACAACCAATGCATATACTCTTACAGTGGGCCAATCTGTTGAAATTATGTATACATCAAATGATGATGTAACACTTACATCAGATGATGAAGACGTTTTTACAGTTGAAAACGATATGGTTACTGGTGTTGGTGAAGGTCAAGCAACATTAACCATTACATCTGATACGGATGCTACGGTTATTTTAGAAATTTCAATTACTGTAAGAAAATCAATTACATTATCAGTTGACCAATCAAATGTAGAAATATGGGTTGGTAAAACTGAACAAATAAGCTACACTTCAAATGATGATGTAGAATTTAGTGTTTCAGATGATTCAATTGCAACTGTTTCACAATCAGGATTAATTACTGGACTTGATAATGGATTAGTTACAATCGATGTCGTTTCTACATATGATCAAAGCGTGAAAGAAACTATTACCCTAAGAGTTTATAACCCAGCAGAAACCTTAATCATTACAGGTAGTCAAATGATTAATGTAAACAACGTGATGGTTTTAAATGCTGATGTTGGACCTGATGATGCATATGAGTATGTTACTTGGTCATCAAGTGATGAAGATGTTGCAACAATCAGTGAAACTGGTATATTTATGGCATTATCTTCAGGTGTTGTTACCATTACGGCTACTTCAATTTATGATGAAACTTTATCAAGTGAGATTGTTATTGAAGTCGTTAATTACTTAGTCGTAGATGAAACTACAACTACAGGATCAACTTTAACTTATATGGGGTTAGATTTAACATATGATGTAGATTTATTTTCTACAATATCTGCAGCTGAAGCTAGCGCAGTTGAAGGATCTACAATTTATGTTTTAGCAGGTACATATCAAGAAGATATTACAATATCAACTGCTAACCTAATCATTGATGGAACCGATGTGGCAATTATTGATGGACTCATTCAAGTTAATAGTAATCATGTAAAATTGATGAATCTTAATTTTAGTGGACAAGCTCAAATCACAAATGCACTTAATGTTAACGGATTTGAATTTATGAATAATCAGGCATCAAATTTAACTGTTGATCAAAACTTTCTTGATCTTGATACAATTTCAGATGTTGTCATTAATCATAATACATTTACAAATACTTTAGGCGCAGCAATATCTATTCAAAACTACTTAGGTGGTTTAATAGAAGTAAATAACAATACAATTAGTCAAGCAAGTGTTGGTATTAGATTAATCGCAAGAGATAATTATGATAGCGAAACAAAAGTTCACATTGAAAGAAATCAAATAAGCAATGTTGCAATCGGACTTGAAATAGAAACTCTATCTTCAAACGATATTCAAGATCGTGTAAGATTTAATTCAGTTAGTGCATATACAAATTTAGCTGTGAAAGCTAATGCAGATCATAAAGTAGACTTTACTTTAAATTATTGGGGAGCTGAAACTCCTGTATATGCTGATTTTGAAAATGTTTCAAATTATGACTTAAGAGGATATTATGGAGAAGCAGCTGATATCATCAGTGAAGCAAATTATCAAGAAGGCGAAATTATTAAAATAGTTACAGACACTGATACTGTAGAAATAATTATCGGCGACACATATAAGGTTTCATTTGAAACTCTACCTATGGAAGCAGACTCAGGAAGTGTTAGATATATCACATCTGATTCAGAAACTTTAAGAATAGGTGGTACAGGCATCTTAAGTCCTGTTAGAAGTGGACAAGCAACATTAACCATATTGCTTTCAAGTGATTTTACAATTAATGCACAAATCACTATAGTAATAACAACTACTCCAGGTATTGAACTCACACCTACAGTTAAAATGCAAAATCTTCTTGTTGGTGATTCATTTACTTTAGATGCAATGGTTTTCCCATATGATATAAGTGATGAAGATGTCTCATTTGAATCAGATGATACTTTAGTTGCAACAATTAATCAAGAAGGCGTTATTTCATCTCATAATGCTGGTGTTGTAACATTTACAGCTAAACTTATTAGTGACCCATCAGTAAATCAAACATTTACAGTAGAATTTTTTGGTTCACTTAACGATGGTAACTTATTAGATTTATTAACTAAAAACCAGGTAAATTATACTTCAGAGCATGAAATCACAGCTTATGGTATTGGATATAATTATACGATTACAAGATATGAAAATGTATCTCGCTATTATTTTGGAGAAATTGAAGCCAATCAATCTAAGATGATACCAGTCTTTGACGGTATTAGACCGGGTGAACCATTTGATGATCTTCCAGACGGAGTTACACAATATAACCCTTATAACGTTTATTGGGTAGTTGTTCATGATACAGCTAATACTGGTACAGGTGCTGGTGCTTTATCACATGCTAATTACTTATGGAATGCATATCAAGCAGGAACACAATTATGGGTTTCATGGCATTTTACAATGGATGATAAAGAACTTTATCAACATTTACCAGAGACTGAAAGAGGCTATCATGCCGGCGATGGATCAGTTCAAGTGCTTCAAGGAACTACATACCTTGGTGGTGGAAATAGAAATGGCATTGGTATTGAAACTGGTGTTAATGATGACTCAGATCTTTTTAGAACATGGTCAAGAACTGCTAAATTAGTTGCAGAATTATTAAACAAATATAACCTTCCAAGAGAAAATATGAAATACCATAATGACTTTAGTGGAAAAGATTGTCCGAGAACAATGAGAAACGCTGGATTGATTCCATATTTTGAAGAACTTCAAGATATAGAATACGCAGTTGAAAAAGATTTTAGTGACGCTAATATCACTTTAGTTTCTGATAATCCTGAATATGTTGACAATACAGGTAGAGTTATAAAAATGCCTGATCGCGCAATGACAGTTAGCTATACAGTGACAGTAGAACTTGATGGCGCAACAAGTTCAAGAACATTCTATACATACCTTCCAGGTACTATTCACTAA
- a CDS encoding serine hydrolase domain-containing protein, whose product MITQEIKKVLEEGVSKKHFPGAHFSVIYKNKEPLVDYVGYKSTYPKLEPLKGDEIYDIASLTKVVSTTTLIMKLIEDKKLTLDTKASDILTWFQIEDITVYDLLTHSSGLPADIARAFKLRNKEEVLFNIKSAKIIYKKHTHICYSDIGFILLGLMIEEITKKSLDENGYELIFKPLGMKDTSYHPDAIRCAPTEKRDDEVYQGLLQGKVHDEKAFALGEAGHAGLFSTAYDLSLFIKAILENNFVLKKETLDMLFLVREEHPSLKGSLLKRALGWDKPTKGSSAGDFVDFEQTILHTGFTGCNMFIDRKNGIGFVLLSNAVHPKRELNQIIGYRNQLSNMIYKKSGGK is encoded by the coding sequence ATGATTACTCAAGAGATAAAAAAAGTGCTCGAGGAAGGTGTTTCCAAGAAACACTTTCCAGGCGCACACTTTTCAGTAATTTATAAAAATAAAGAACCTTTAGTTGATTATGTAGGATATAAAAGTACTTATCCTAAATTAGAACCTTTAAAAGGTGATGAAATCTATGATATCGCATCTTTAACAAAAGTTGTATCTACAACAACGTTAATCATGAAGTTAATTGAAGATAAAAAATTAACATTAGATACAAAAGCATCAGATATTCTTACATGGTTTCAAATAGAAGATATAACAGTTTATGATCTTTTAACACATAGCTCAGGATTGCCTGCAGATATAGCTCGTGCATTTAAACTAAGAAATAAAGAAGAAGTGCTTTTTAATATTAAAAGTGCTAAAATAATATATAAGAAGCACACACATATTTGCTATTCAGATATTGGATTCATATTGTTAGGATTAATGATTGAAGAAATTACAAAAAAATCATTAGATGAAAATGGTTATGAACTTATCTTTAAACCACTTGGTATGAAAGATACGTCTTATCATCCAGATGCAATAAGATGTGCACCAACAGAAAAACGAGATGATGAAGTCTATCAAGGCTTATTACAAGGGAAAGTTCACGATGAAAAAGCATTCGCTTTAGGCGAAGCAGGACATGCAGGGCTTTTTTCAACTGCTTATGATTTATCATTATTTATTAAAGCAATATTAGAAAACAATTTCGTTTTAAAAAAAGAAACCCTAGATATGTTGTTTCTAGTTAGAGAAGAACATCCTTCTTTAAAGGGGAGTTTATTGAAAAGAGCATTAGGATGGGACAAACCTACTAAAGGTAGTTCAGCTGGTGACTTTGTAGATTTTGAACAAACCATATTACATACAGGCTTTACTGGATGCAATATGTTTATAGATAGAAAAAATGGGATAGGCTTTGTATTATTATCTAATGCAGTTCATCCTAAAAGAGAATTAAATCAAATTATTGGATATAGAAATCAATTATCTAATATGATATATAAAAAAAGTGGAGGAAAATGA